The Gemmata palustris genome includes a region encoding these proteins:
- the selA gene encoding L-seryl-tRNA(Sec) selenium transferase: MSDNPFRDLPSVTKVLSAPALVGARERHSPDAITAQVRAALDAIRVRLVAGESLALNVDAIAIEVLAALDTQGAPVIRPVINATGVVLHTNLGRAPLHEDAARAAYEAARGYLNLELDLVTGKRASRQGNVRAGLKAITGAESATAVNNCAAATVIALRAVAQGKEVIVSRGQLVEIGGSFRIPDVMAVSGATLREVGTTNITRLSDYERAITPNTAALMRVHCSNYRVRGYTKSVELVELVELGRKHNLLVIDDAGSGQAIDLAPFGLPGEPLVSASISSGADLVLFSGDKLLGGPQCGIIVGKTALIQQIERDPLMRAFRLDKMTLAALEATLLLYRDPTKAIRDVPVLRMLTTPPTDLKRRSDAFAAWVRAIPGVTVGVWEDESFVGGGSLPDVSVPTTVLGLSAEGLSETEFASRLRTGTPAVVTRVQDGRVLLDLRCVFERQEAELLDAITLAVQK, translated from the coding sequence ATGAGTGATAATCCGTTCCGCGACCTGCCCTCCGTAACGAAAGTGCTCAGCGCGCCCGCACTCGTAGGGGCACGCGAGCGCCATTCACCCGACGCAATCACCGCTCAAGTTCGTGCCGCACTCGATGCGATCCGCGTCAGACTCGTGGCCGGCGAATCACTCGCGCTAAATGTCGATGCAATCGCGATCGAAGTGCTCGCCGCGCTTGATACGCAGGGGGCACCCGTGATCCGCCCCGTCATCAACGCGACCGGCGTCGTACTCCACACCAACCTCGGCCGCGCCCCACTTCACGAGGATGCCGCCCGCGCCGCCTACGAAGCCGCGCGCGGGTACCTCAATCTCGAACTCGACCTCGTCACCGGGAAGCGCGCGTCTCGACAGGGGAATGTTCGCGCGGGCTTGAAGGCCATTACGGGCGCAGAAAGCGCGACCGCGGTGAACAACTGTGCGGCCGCCACGGTGATCGCACTTCGCGCGGTCGCGCAGGGGAAAGAGGTGATCGTTTCGCGCGGGCAACTGGTCGAAATCGGCGGCAGCTTCCGCATCCCGGACGTGATGGCCGTGAGCGGCGCCACTCTGCGCGAAGTGGGTACCACGAACATTACGCGGTTGAGCGACTACGAGCGTGCGATCACTCCGAACACCGCCGCTTTGATGCGGGTGCATTGCAGCAATTACCGCGTCCGCGGGTACACCAAGTCCGTGGAGCTTGTGGAACTGGTCGAACTCGGCCGCAAGCACAACCTTCTGGTGATCGACGACGCGGGGAGCGGCCAAGCAATCGACCTCGCGCCCTTCGGGTTGCCGGGCGAGCCGCTCGTTTCGGCCAGCATCTCGAGCGGCGCGGACCTCGTACTTTTTAGTGGCGACAAGCTCCTCGGCGGCCCGCAGTGCGGCATCATCGTGGGGAAGACCGCACTCATCCAGCAAATCGAACGCGACCCGCTCATGCGCGCGTTCCGACTCGACAAGATGACGCTCGCCGCGCTCGAAGCGACCTTGCTGCTTTACCGCGATCCGACGAAGGCGATTCGTGACGTGCCTGTTCTGCGCATGCTGACCACGCCGCCGACGGACCTGAAGCGCCGGAGCGATGCGTTCGCGGCGTGGGTGCGGGCGATTCCCGGGGTGACGGTCGGGGTGTGGGAGGACGAATCGTTCGTCGGTGGTGGTTCGCTCCCGGATGTGAGCGTGCCGACGACAGTACTCGGGCTGAGCGCGGAGGGGTTGAGTGAAACCGAATTCGCGTCGCGGTTGCGCACGGGAACGCCCGCGGTGGTGACCCGCGTGCAGGACGGCCGCGTGCTGCTCGATCTGCGCTGCGTGTTTGAACGCCAGGAAGCCGAACTGCTGGACGCAATCACGCTAGCGGTTCAGAAGTAA